The Primulina tabacum isolate GXHZ01 chromosome 16, ASM2559414v2, whole genome shotgun sequence genome window below encodes:
- the LOC142528215 gene encoding villin-4-like — protein MSISKDLDPVFQGAGQKVGIEIWRIENFNPVPIPKSSHGKFFTGDSYVILKTTTTKNGALHHAIHYWLGKDTSQDEVGAAAIKTVELDAALGGRAVQYREVQGHETEKFLSYFKPCIIPQEGGVASGFNHVEAEAHQTRLFECKGKHVVHVKEVPFARSSLNHDNIFILDTESKIFQFNGSNSSIQERAKALEVVQYVKDTYHDGKCEIAAIEDGKLMADAESGEFWAFFGGFAPLPRKTTTNECKNTELPSPKLFCIENGEAVPVEADSLIRELLDTYKCYLVECGTEAFVWMGRNTSLTARKAARKTVDEVLRGLDRSECLIIGVIEGFETVLFRSKFDLWPHSNNVSVTEEGREKVAALLKRQGVNVKGLLKSESPKEDHELYIDCTGDLQVWRVNGENKCFLPASDQSKFYSGDCYIFHYSYPGKEKEDHLIGTWFGKQSVEVDREGAASQTSKMVESMKFLPTQARIYEGNEPIQFFAIFQSFIVFKGGLSEAFKNHMAKNELPDNTFAEDGLALFRVQGSGPDNMQAIQVEPVASSLNSSYCYILLSGSFVFTWSGSITSPEDRELVERLLDLIKPNMQTKLQKEGTESEQFWDLLGGKLEYPSQKIAREAETDPHLFSCTLLSGIASFYY, from the exons ATGTCCATTTCAAAAGATTTGGATCCAGTTTTCCAAGGGGCAGGACAGAAAGT TGGCATCGAGATATGGCGAATTGAAAATTTCAATCCTGTCCCAATTCCAAAATCTTCACATGGAAAGTTTTTCACTGGAGATTCATATGTGATTTTAAAG ACCACTACCACAAAAAATGGTGCTCTGCATCATGCTATTCATTATTGGCTAGGTAAAGATACCAGTCAG GACGAAGTCGGCGCTGCAGCTATCAAGACTGTTGAGTTAGATGCAGCACTTGGAGGACGCGCTGTTCAATATCGTGAAGTACAAGGCCATGAAACTGAAAAGTTCCTTTCTTATTTTAAGCCATGTATAATACCTCAAGAAGGTGGTGTTGCCTCAGGTTTTAATCATGTTGAGGCCGAAGCGCACCAAACTCGTTTGTTTGAATGCAAAGGAAAGCACGTCGTTCATGTAAAAGAG GTCCCTTTTGCCCGATCCTCTCTCAATCATGACAATATCTTTATTCTTGATACGGAATCTAAAATTTTTCAATTTAATGGTTCAAACTCATCCATTCAAGAGAGGGCGAAAGCTCTGGAGGTTGTTCAATATGTTAAAGATACTTATCATGATGGAAAATGTGAAATAGCAGCTATTG AAGATGGAAAATTAATGGCAGATGCCGAGAGTGGAGAATTTTGGGCATTCTTTGGCGGCTTTGCTCCACTTCCAAGGAAAACAACTACCAATGAGTGCAAAAATACTGAATTGCCTTCTCCTAAGCTTTTCTG CATTGAGAATGGAGAAGCAGTACCTGTGGAGGCTGATTCTTTGATAAGGGAGTTGCTGGATACATATAAATGCTATCTGGTTGAATGCGGGACTGAAGCCTTTGTTTGGATGGGAAGAAATACGTCTCTCACAGCAAGGAAAGCTGCAAGAAAAACTGTTGAT GAAGTACTGCGCGGTCTTGATAGATCCGAATGCCTCATAATCGGTGTTATTGAGGGCTTTGAAACAGTGTTATTCCGCTCGAAGTTTGATTTGTGGCCCCATTCAAACAATGTATCTGTGACTGAGGAAGGTAGAGAGAAGGTTGCAG CACTTTTAAAGCGCCAAGGGGTAAATGTAAAGGGTCTTCTGAAATCAGAATCTCCAAAGGAAGACCATGAGCTATATATAGACTGCACAGGCGATTTACAG GTTTGGCGTGTGAATGGTGAAAATAAGTGTTTTCTTCCAGCTTCAGATCAGTCGAAATTTTACAGTGGAGATTGTTATATATTTCACTATTCTTATCCTGGAAAAGAAAAGGAGGACCATCTCATTGGGACATGGTTTGGGAAGCAAAGTGTTGAG GTAGATAGAGAAGGTGCGGCTTCACAGACGAGCAAGATGGTGGAGTCTATGAAGTTTTTACCCACTCAA GCTCGCAtctatgaaggaaatgaaccGATCCAGTTCTTCGCCATTTTTCAGAGTTTCATTGTCTTCAAG GGTGGTCTTAGTGAAGCATTCAAGAATCACATGGCCAAGAACGAACTTCCTGATAATACATTTGCCGAGGATGGACTAGCATTATTTCGAGTTCAGGGCAGTGGGCCTGATAATATGCAAgcgattcaagttgaacca GTGGCATCATCATTGAACTCGTCGTACTGTTACATACTACTCAGTGGGTCCTTTGTCTTTACCTGGTCTGGAAGTATTACGTCTCCCGAAGACCGGGAACTCGTTGAGAGGCTGTTGGATCTCATAAAG
- the LOC142529593 gene encoding protein FAR1-RELATED SEQUENCE 5-like — protein sequence MLIDYEYFGDVVSLDTTYCTNRAHRPLSIFSGFNHHRGAVIFGAALLYDETTASFKWLFETFLEAHKQKRPLTIFTDQDQAMAKALKEVMPEIFHGLCTWHLMQNGIKHLGNLTKDGSHFLTDFKRCMYGIDDETQFEEAWIVLLAQYSIHENTWLQSTYSIKEKWAACYTKKAFTLGMRSTQLSESINSDIKICMNPDLDIMQFFKHFEQVLQNKRYNELRSEFEARQKLPRLKLESSPMLRQLSEIYTPTVFNLFQMEFVLFVATYIKYKNETQPLFEYVVGQIDKDGEWRVSFNPSTKMISCTCRKFEMTGLLCCHAVKVYDVMDVKILPEHYILNRWTRKLGVEWYTIIWATKSKKIIN from the coding sequence ATGCTAATTGACTATGAGTACTTTGGTGATGTTGTGTCACTCGATACCACATATTGTACGAACCGTGCACACCGACCACTTTCTATCTTCTCAGGTTTCAATCATCATAGAGGAGCGGTGATTTTTGGTGCAGCACTTTTGTATGATGAGACTACAGCATCATTTAAATGGTTGTTTGAAACATTTTTAGAAGCACACAAGCAAAAAAGACCTCTCACTATCTTCACAGACCAAGATCAAGCTATGGCAAAGGCTTTGAAGGAGGTGATGCCTGAGATATTCCATGGATTGTGCACATGGCACTTAATGCAAAATGGCATCAAGCACTTGGGAAACTTGACAAAGGATGGTTCTCATTTCTTAACTGATTTTAAGAGGTGCATGTATGGTATTGATGATGAGACCCAGTTTGAGGAGGCATGGATTGTCCTACTAGCACAATATAGTATTCATGAAAACACATGGCTACAATCCACTTACAGTATAAAAGAGAAATGGGCAGCTTGTTACACGAAGAAGGCTTTTACGCTTGGTATGAGGAGCACACAACTTAGTGAGAGcatcaattctgatatcaagaTTTGTATGAACCCCGACTTAGACATAATGCAATTTTTTAAGCATTTCGAACAGGTCTTACAGAACAAACGATACAATGAGCTAAGGTCTGAATTTGAGGCACGCCAAAAATTACCGAGATTAAAGCTAGAGAGTTCTCCTATGTTGCGTCAACTTTCTGAGATTTATACCCCCACGgtctttaatttatttcaaatgGAGTTTGTTTTGTTTGTAGCTActtacataaaatataaaaatgaaacCCAACCATTATTTGAATATGTTGTTGGGCAAATCGATAAGGATGGAGAATGGAGAGTGTCATTTAATCCTAGCACCAAGATGATTTCATGTACTTGCCGAAAATTTGAGATGACTGGTTTATTGTGTTGTCATGCTGTGAAAGTATATGATGTCATGGATGTCAAAATACTTCCAGAGCATTATATCTTGAATAGGTGGACGAGAAAGCTAGGAGTGGAGTGGTACACGATTATATGGGCAACGAAGTCAAAGAAGATCATAAACTAG